In Chthonomonas sp., a single genomic region encodes these proteins:
- the fahA gene encoding fumarylacetoacetase: MERFIIPANARTWVDVSAGSDFPIQNLPFVTGQRKDRSAEEGLFVGVAIGDYILDFQPILDSELTSYIPLGTELAAFRQEEFAENIRAFDAFFSPTVYDLRELRSFAFELLRFDRVFIRDHEAMQQALIPQSGVWLDPPGALRAFVDFYSGIHHASNVGKMFRPDQPPLLPNYKHLPIGYNGRASSVVTSGENIVRPNGQLKPADGPPIFGPTRELDFELEMGFFVGEEVSLGSKVGIEDAESMINGLVIVNDWSARDIQRWEYQPLGPFLAKSFATSISPFLVSLDALEPFRVQGMTQDPAPLEYLRTKGPCHYDIQLEVSLQTEKMSEEQVICRSNMSYLYWSMTQQLAHQLSNGTPIEPGDLYASGTISGPEEDQFGSMLELSWRGTKPLVMKETGEQRSFIEDGDTVVMRAWGEKDGVRIGFGEVRSTIEPAL; this comes from the coding sequence ATGGAACGCTTTATCATTCCCGCCAATGCCCGCACCTGGGTCGATGTCTCTGCCGGGTCTGATTTTCCGATTCAGAACCTTCCGTTCGTGACCGGACAGCGTAAGGACCGCAGTGCCGAGGAAGGGCTGTTTGTGGGCGTGGCCATCGGCGACTACATCCTAGATTTCCAGCCGATTCTCGATAGCGAACTGACCTCGTACATTCCGTTAGGCACCGAACTTGCGGCCTTCCGCCAAGAAGAGTTTGCCGAGAATATTCGCGCCTTCGATGCGTTCTTCTCTCCGACGGTCTACGACCTGCGAGAACTGCGCAGTTTTGCTTTTGAACTGCTCCGATTTGATCGGGTGTTCATCCGCGACCACGAGGCAATGCAGCAGGCCTTGATCCCGCAATCGGGTGTGTGGCTCGATCCGCCGGGCGCACTGCGGGCGTTTGTGGATTTCTATTCAGGGATTCATCATGCCAGCAACGTAGGCAAGATGTTCCGCCCCGACCAGCCGCCGCTACTCCCGAACTATAAGCATTTGCCCATCGGCTACAACGGCCGGGCCAGCAGCGTGGTGACGAGTGGCGAGAACATCGTGCGTCCAAATGGCCAACTGAAGCCCGCCGACGGTCCGCCCATTTTCGGACCGACTCGCGAACTCGACTTTGAACTTGAAATGGGGTTCTTCGTCGGAGAAGAGGTGAGTCTCGGTTCCAAGGTGGGGATTGAGGATGCTGAGTCGATGATCAACGGCCTTGTCATCGTGAACGACTGGTCCGCGCGCGACATCCAGCGGTGGGAGTACCAGCCGCTGGGACCGTTCCTTGCCAAGAGCTTCGCCACGAGTATCAGCCCGTTCCTTGTCTCGCTCGATGCGCTAGAGCCGTTCCGAGTGCAGGGCATGACCCAGGACCCTGCGCCACTGGAGTACCTGCGGACCAAGGGCCCGTGCCACTACGACATCCAGCTTGAGGTCTCGTTGCAGACCGAAAAGATGAGCGAGGAACAGGTGATTTGCCGCAGCAACATGAGTTACCTGTATTGGTCCATGACCCAGCAATTGGCGCACCAGCTGAGCAACGGCACCCCGATTGAGCCGGGCGATCTGTATGCTAGCGGGACCATAAGCGGACCCGAGGAAGATCAGTTTGGTTCGATGCTGGAGTTGAGTTGGCGCGGGACCAAGCCGCTCGTCATGAAAGAAACGGGCGAACAGCGGTCGTTCATCGAGGACGGGGATACGGTCGTCATGCGCGCTTGGGGTGAGAAGGACGGAGTCCGCATCGGTTTCGGCGAAGTGCGAAGCACCATCGAGCCAGCGCTGTAA
- a CDS encoding Gfo/Idh/MocA family oxidoreductase, protein MNLRLGILSAAHVHTASYVDCCKAIEGAECLGVWDDNPERGSSFAAAHAIPFFGDMNHLLDACDAVVITAENVHHVELATCAAERGKHILCEKPLATTVRDAHQMVEAAKAGGVTLMTAFPCPFSPAFAKALDVVQRGVHGPLMAISATNRGTCPGGWFVDPALSGGGALMDHVVHVADLMRRLLGKNATRVHAQTGNQIHQMVCEDTAMLTLDYGSGVFASLDSSWSRLPTYRTWGDVTLNLVFEAAVIELDLFHQEVHHYGAGLVPHKTHGFGSNLDMLMVQEFVSAIREGRPPSVTGEDGLEAVRVVEAGYRSVQSGQPESLVA, encoded by the coding sequence ATGAACCTTCGCCTCGGCATTCTGTCAGCTGCCCACGTACACACCGCGAGCTATGTAGATTGCTGCAAGGCGATCGAGGGTGCAGAGTGCCTCGGGGTCTGGGACGACAATCCCGAGCGCGGCTCCTCTTTCGCGGCAGCGCACGCGATCCCGTTTTTCGGCGACATGAATCACCTCCTGGACGCCTGCGACGCGGTCGTCATCACCGCCGAGAACGTCCACCACGTCGAATTGGCGACGTGCGCCGCCGAGCGAGGCAAGCACATTCTTTGCGAAAAGCCGCTGGCAACGACGGTGCGGGACGCCCACCAAATGGTTGAGGCGGCGAAAGCGGGTGGGGTGACGCTGATGACCGCGTTCCCGTGCCCATTCTCACCAGCATTTGCCAAGGCATTGGACGTGGTCCAACGAGGCGTTCACGGTCCGCTTATGGCGATCTCGGCGACCAACCGTGGCACTTGTCCGGGAGGCTGGTTTGTAGACCCCGCTCTGAGCGGCGGCGGCGCGCTGATGGATCATGTGGTTCACGTGGCAGACCTCATGCGCCGTCTGCTTGGGAAGAATGCGACGCGGGTGCACGCTCAGACGGGCAACCAGATCCACCAGATGGTTTGTGAGGACACGGCGATGCTGACCCTGGACTACGGGTCGGGCGTTTTTGCTTCGCTGGATTCGAGCTGGTCGCGATTGCCGACCTACCGTACCTGGGGTGACGTCACTCTGAACCTAGTCTTCGAGGCGGCGGTCATTGAACTCGACCTGTTCCACCAAGAGGTTCACCACTACGGTGCGGGCTTGGTCCCGCACAAGACTCATGGGTTCGGCTCGAATTTGGACATGCTCATGGTTCAGGAGTTCGTCTCTGCGATCCGTGAGGGTCGCCCCCCGAGCGTCACCGGTGAGGATGGGCTAGAGGCTGTAAGGGTCGTCGAAGCAGGGTACCGAAGCGTCCAGTCGGGACAACCTGAGAGCCTCGTCGCGTGA
- a CDS encoding DUF2779 domain-containing protein, which translates to MFVLNKRLYMIAQDCARKVHYATYHRELQRPPDASLQQRFAEGREVGMVARRLFPGGIEAMRVDRDMEAGMARCFELMEQRVPLFEATFVHDRRMARVDILEPVEGGWRIVEVKSAGYDVEKAEVKGTATVDITFQYEVLRRAGVPVVGCDLLMFDKAYVYPGGEHRLEDLFVRVDVTGLAEERGPELWDRSDEVLDILADAEMPAAELKPACKECDFREHCVGEIPIDSILFLPGLTASKFKRFQDCGKSSITQLSEVEVTPTQKLAWGVFQTGEGFNSPNLTRRLAEIEYPAVCVDFEAAKWAIPRLQNTRPNQQVSVQFSAHRLDSEDAIPVHSEFLWREPGDPREPFASALLAAVEGSKTRVVYNLTFERSQIQDLARDHVAGASALLPYFESGVVDLLAIVRECIYRPGFRGNVRLKTVIGTLIPELGYGDLEIRDGGTAQAMYAELMLPETPPEVADDIAANLLEYCKRDTEALIALIRELQRIANY; encoded by the coding sequence ATGTTCGTCCTGAACAAACGGCTGTACATGATCGCTCAGGACTGCGCGAGGAAGGTCCACTACGCGACCTACCACCGCGAGCTTCAGCGTCCACCCGATGCGAGTCTGCAACAACGATTCGCCGAAGGGCGGGAAGTGGGCATGGTTGCGCGCCGGCTTTTCCCCGGCGGGATCGAGGCAATGCGGGTTGACCGCGACATGGAAGCGGGCATGGCGCGGTGCTTCGAATTGATGGAGCAAAGGGTGCCGCTGTTCGAGGCGACCTTCGTGCACGACCGTCGGATGGCGCGGGTAGACATCTTGGAGCCTGTCGAGGGCGGATGGCGTATCGTCGAGGTCAAGTCCGCCGGATACGACGTGGAGAAGGCCGAGGTGAAGGGCACCGCGACCGTGGACATCACGTTCCAATACGAAGTTCTGCGACGAGCCGGGGTGCCAGTCGTTGGTTGCGATCTTCTCATGTTTGACAAGGCATACGTCTACCCCGGCGGCGAGCATCGATTGGAAGATCTCTTCGTGCGGGTTGACGTGACCGGTCTCGCCGAAGAGCGAGGACCGGAACTATGGGATCGGTCGGACGAGGTCCTCGACATCCTCGCCGACGCGGAAATGCCCGCGGCGGAGCTTAAACCCGCCTGCAAGGAGTGCGACTTTCGTGAGCACTGTGTGGGCGAGATCCCGATCGACAGCATTCTCTTCCTCCCGGGCCTTACCGCGAGCAAGTTCAAGAGGTTTCAGGACTGCGGCAAGTCTTCGATCACACAGCTGAGCGAAGTAGAAGTCACGCCGACCCAGAAGCTTGCGTGGGGAGTTTTCCAGACGGGTGAGGGGTTCAACTCGCCTAACCTAACGCGTCGACTCGCAGAGATCGAGTACCCCGCCGTTTGCGTCGACTTCGAGGCGGCGAAATGGGCTATTCCACGGCTTCAGAACACCCGCCCGAACCAGCAAGTGAGCGTACAGTTTTCGGCCCATCGGTTAGATTCAGAAGACGCGATTCCCGTTCATAGCGAGTTTCTTTGGCGAGAGCCGGGCGACCCGCGAGAGCCATTCGCGTCCGCGCTGCTCGCGGCCGTGGAAGGCTCAAAGACCCGCGTGGTGTACAACTTGACGTTCGAGCGTTCTCAGATCCAGGATCTGGCCCGGGACCACGTCGCCGGTGCAAGTGCGCTACTCCCCTACTTCGAGTCAGGGGTGGTGGACTTGCTTGCGATTGTTCGCGAATGCATTTATCGTCCCGGGTTTCGCGGCAACGTCCGGCTCAAGACGGTGATCGGCACTCTCATACCAGAGCTTGGGTACGGCGATCTGGAGATCCGCGATGGCGGGACGGCCCAGGCGATGTACGCAGAGCTGATGTTGCCCGAAACGCCGCCCGAAGTCGCAGACGACATCGCGGCGAACCTGCTTGAGTACTGCAAACGGGACACAGAAGCGCTGATCGCGCTGATCCGCGAGCTGCAACGAATCGCGAACTACTGA
- a CDS encoding DUF5107 domain-containing protein: MPLSESTHEFDAPALQAIPASTGERLSSYPHLPLRPTGERQRLIVRTVELENRLTRVKICPDLGGRIVEWFDKRTGTAIVELPSVLPVDQAGRRGASSPIGIQWYAGNSDRANAMGPVDFQLHEGEQGDSTVILHELVVGEPIGVHVSLTLGADDAGLRVAMRLQSRTWDAYPAGLGWILPAFGEALEGGSGYALYDADERRGISLSAEPGTFLPAEGTRVAILDPAMHALGPMGCSAAECRLDPISDLPSLDALGAGVFLSLGESLEVQSSVPIERGTAYLQTATGEAFSSPLTLDPASKFRVNLVGGLANPQGVRIHDASGSETLCWPVRSAASAPRLGNQELFEIGALLRDPETAPLAALAKHPAAGYGVALARARRQIEARNWSAARDCLSTALEVGSDSVIPWWLFATVQRMADDEADNGPLLNAHFLSPLEPVLRAEAFLTQPQAMGAEPSALVAPVARDPEAVLDVACLLLELGWFDQAHRWIDECLRHAEVPMLRVLLAWAYRTHSRMESEAGEQLRRASSTGIQPPYPWRAMEIRAICELRQFLPDDPAIAAWSSLLEDHGVV; this comes from the coding sequence ATGCCACTTTCAGAATCGACACATGAATTCGACGCGCCCGCACTCCAAGCGATTCCGGCATCGACGGGAGAGCGGCTTAGTTCGTATCCGCACCTGCCTTTGCGACCGACTGGCGAGCGTCAGCGACTCATCGTGCGGACGGTCGAACTTGAGAATCGGTTGACCCGAGTAAAGATTTGCCCAGACCTAGGCGGACGCATCGTCGAGTGGTTCGACAAGCGGACCGGCACCGCCATCGTGGAGCTTCCTTCGGTCTTGCCGGTCGATCAGGCCGGACGGCGTGGGGCCTCCAGCCCGATAGGGATCCAGTGGTACGCGGGAAACTCCGACCGAGCCAACGCAATGGGGCCGGTCGATTTCCAACTCCATGAGGGCGAACAGGGAGATTCGACCGTGATCCTCCACGAGTTGGTGGTCGGTGAGCCGATCGGGGTGCACGTCTCGCTGACGCTCGGCGCGGACGACGCAGGTTTGCGCGTGGCCATGCGGCTGCAGAGCCGTACTTGGGATGCGTACCCGGCGGGACTGGGCTGGATTCTGCCCGCATTCGGGGAGGCCCTTGAGGGCGGGAGCGGCTACGCACTTTACGATGCTGACGAGCGCAGAGGGATCTCACTGAGCGCAGAGCCAGGGACGTTCTTGCCCGCGGAGGGAACAAGAGTGGCCATCCTGGATCCTGCGATGCACGCACTCGGTCCGATGGGATGCAGCGCGGCGGAGTGTCGGCTTGATCCAATCTCCGATTTGCCGTCGCTTGATGCGTTGGGGGCAGGGGTTTTCTTATCGCTCGGCGAGTCGCTTGAGGTTCAGTCCTCGGTGCCCATTGAGCGGGGGACGGCATACCTTCAGACGGCAACGGGCGAAGCGTTCTCATCTCCGCTAACGCTCGATCCGGCATCTAAGTTTCGCGTGAACCTGGTGGGTGGGCTCGCCAACCCCCAGGGCGTGCGGATCCATGACGCGTCGGGGTCCGAAACGCTTTGCTGGCCCGTTCGCTCGGCGGCGTCGGCTCCGCGACTCGGGAACCAAGAACTCTTTGAGATTGGAGCGTTGCTGCGTGACCCGGAGACCGCTCCGCTCGCGGCGCTGGCGAAGCATCCGGCCGCAGGTTATGGCGTCGCATTGGCGCGGGCCCGGCGCCAGATCGAGGCGCGGAACTGGTCGGCAGCGCGCGACTGCTTATCGACCGCGCTGGAAGTGGGGAGCGACTCGGTGATTCCGTGGTGGCTCTTTGCGACTGTCCAGCGTATGGCAGACGACGAGGCGGACAACGGCCCGCTACTGAATGCCCACTTCCTGAGTCCATTGGAGCCGGTTCTGCGGGCAGAGGCGTTCCTGACGCAGCCGCAAGCGATGGGTGCTGAGCCGAGCGCCCTGGTGGCCCCCGTCGCGCGCGACCCCGAGGCGGTCCTGGACGTCGCTTGCCTCCTGCTGGAGCTCGGGTGGTTCGACCAAGCGCATCGCTGGATCGACGAATGCTTGCGCCATGCTGAGGTCCCGATGCTGCGCGTGCTGCTGGCCTGGGCCTACCGAACTCACTCGCGGATGGAGAGTGAAGCCGGCGAGCAACTGCGACGCGCATCGTCAACGGGGATCCAGCCGCCGTATCCTTGGAGGGCAATGGAGATCCGCGCGATTTGCGAGCTTCGCCAGTTCTTGCCCGATGATCCGGCAATCGCGGCTTGGTCGAGCTTGCTTGAGGATCATGGAGTCGTTTGA
- the tsaE gene encoding tRNA (adenosine(37)-N6)-threonylcarbamoyltransferase complex ATPase subunit type 1 TsaE: MESFDVFGEEAMVALGRVLARRWAVGDVVFLHGELGAGKSTLVRGVVAECGGPTVLRSPTYNLVQTFETDPPILHADLYRVISWQGIGIEDLIEDHLSLIEWPDRMVGLVADTEAWRIDIEFLEEGRRVSVRAPKVSG, from the coding sequence ATGGAGTCGTTTGACGTCTTTGGCGAGGAGGCGATGGTCGCGCTCGGACGTGTACTCGCGCGCCGGTGGGCGGTCGGGGACGTCGTTTTCTTGCATGGCGAGTTGGGGGCGGGAAAGTCGACCTTGGTGCGTGGTGTCGTTGCGGAATGCGGCGGTCCGACCGTCCTCCGCTCGCCAACGTACAACCTGGTGCAGACCTTTGAGACGGATCCACCGATCCTACACGCTGACTTGTACCGTGTGATCAGTTGGCAGGGGATCGGGATTGAGGACCTGATCGAGGACCATCTTAGCCTGATCGAGTGGCCCGACCGCATGGTGGGGCTCGTTGCGGATACCGAGGCTTGGCGCATCGACATCGAGTTCCTGGAAGAGGGCCGCAGAGTGTCCGTCCGCGCCCCGAAAGTCTCGGGTTAA
- the glpX gene encoding class II fructose-bisphosphatase: MKKGSFDLEFLSVTEAAALACARWVGKGKRDEADDAACTAMRQTLNELPMCGTIVIGEGERDEAPMLYIGEKLGGGEGPNVHIAVDPLEGTNLCANGTPNSISVLAACIEGSGKLMHAPDCYMEKLAVGAECRGVIDITVPPRVNLRLMAKALGKEMDELTIGILERPRHDDLIKEIRDAGARVHLIPDGDLSVAIAALDPDSGVDGLMGIGGAPEGVISAAAVQCMGGEIQARLKFSTDEQRRRAEQMVEGDIDRVFNTDDLASGDLIFCATGVTSGDMLKGVRYGRDYAMTESIVMNSATHTVRRIATMHRD, translated from the coding sequence ATGAAGAAGGGTAGTTTTGATCTTGAGTTTCTGTCGGTCACCGAAGCCGCCGCGCTTGCGTGCGCGCGCTGGGTAGGGAAGGGGAAGCGGGATGAGGCAGACGATGCCGCCTGCACCGCCATGCGCCAAACGCTGAACGAGCTGCCGATGTGCGGCACGATCGTCATTGGTGAGGGCGAGCGCGACGAAGCGCCGATGCTCTACATCGGTGAGAAGCTCGGCGGTGGCGAAGGGCCAAACGTCCATATCGCCGTTGACCCGCTGGAGGGAACCAACCTCTGCGCGAACGGGACCCCGAACTCGATCTCCGTTCTCGCCGCCTGTATCGAAGGGAGCGGCAAACTCATGCACGCGCCCGACTGCTACATGGAGAAGCTCGCTGTCGGCGCAGAGTGTCGGGGCGTGATCGACATCACCGTCCCGCCGCGCGTCAATCTCCGCCTCATGGCCAAAGCGCTTGGCAAGGAAATGGACGAACTCACGATCGGCATCTTGGAACGACCCCGGCACGACGACCTGATCAAAGAAATCCGGGATGCGGGTGCGCGCGTTCACCTCATCCCAGACGGAGATCTGAGCGTTGCGATTGCGGCGTTGGACCCCGATAGCGGCGTCGACGGTCTAATGGGCATCGGTGGCGCTCCCGAAGGTGTGATCTCGGCCGCGGCCGTCCAGTGCATGGGTGGAGAAATCCAGGCCCGTCTGAAGTTCTCAACGGACGAGCAGCGACGTCGCGCCGAGCAGATGGTCGAAGGTGACATTGACCGTGTTTTCAACACCGATGATCTGGCTTCTGGCGACCTGATTTTCTGTGCGACGGGCGTTACCAGCGGCGACATGCTGAAGGGCGTGCGGTACGGTCGCGACTACGCAATGACCGAATCGATCGTCATGAATTCGGCGACCCATACGGTCCGCAGAATCGCGACGATGCACCGGGATTGA